Proteins from a genomic interval of Clostridium sp. 'deep sea':
- a CDS encoding Flp1 family type IVb pilin — translation MLKKLSLTCLNVKRELRSLKSKFMNDERGVSPVVATVLIILITVILALFLSKELQNWISDLIGRFTSRTKNL, via the coding sequence ATGCTAAAAAAATTAAGCCTTACTTGCTTAAATGTAAAGAGAGAACTTAGAAGTTTAAAGAGTAAATTTATGAATGATGAACGAGGGGTTTCACCTGTTGTAGCTACTGTTTTAATTATATTAATAACAGTAATTTTAGCATTATTTCTTTCTAAAGAGCTACAAAATTGGATATCTGACTTAATAGGTAGATTTACAAGCAGAACAAAAAACTTATAA
- a CDS encoding type II secretion system F family protein, with product MLSSTILAALYIYLLKSSKQDFIIMASAAKILRLKDTINNIQNKVLVLENNSYLNKSKINKLKRKLTKLQKTYSSIKLNKYASKNPIIPAGFTLLERFNINTTNKYYRKLHRSVNELYGKANSTVITQTILAQSIAYLIVGLCIVLSLSVIVMETLTPLKAFVITVAGIAVVFLAVYTILDDILYRVKKRKENLLYEFPQVINKLALLVNAGIEITDAWRQTAYSSYGDLYLEMQRVCRALDNGITLKHAYKEFIDRCNVKEVSKLGVAIEQAHIKGNSEIAQALLDIAVLVWEERKHKAKRAGELANSKLLLPIIMVFCAIMMMVIVPIISNLGI from the coding sequence ATGTTATCATCAACAATATTAGCAGCTCTGTATATTTATTTGCTAAAATCATCAAAACAAGATTTTATAATTATGGCTTCGGCCGCCAAAATATTAAGGTTAAAAGATACAATCAATAATATCCAAAATAAAGTATTAGTATTAGAAAATAACTCTTATTTAAATAAATCTAAAATTAACAAGCTAAAGAGAAAACTTACTAAACTACAAAAAACGTATAGCAGTATAAAGCTTAATAAATACGCTAGTAAAAATCCAATAATTCCAGCAGGGTTTACTCTATTAGAGCGTTTTAACATAAATACAACAAATAAGTATTATCGAAAACTACATAGATCAGTAAATGAGCTTTATGGCAAAGCAAATTCAACAGTGATTACTCAAACAATTTTAGCGCAGTCTATAGCATATTTAATAGTTGGCTTATGTATAGTTTTAAGTTTATCGGTAATAGTTATGGAAACACTTACTCCCCTTAAAGCATTTGTAATAACTGTAGCAGGTATAGCAGTTGTGTTTTTGGCAGTATACACTATTTTAGATGATATTTTATATAGGGTAAAAAAAAGAAAAGAGAATCTTCTGTATGAGTTTCCTCAGGTTATTAACAAATTAGCTTTACTAGTTAACGCTGGCATTGAGATTACAGATGCTTGGCGACAAACTGCCTACAGTAGCTATGGGGATTTATACCTAGAGATGCAGAGGGTTTGTAGAGCTCTAGATAATGGTATTACTCTAAAGCATGCCTATAAAGAGTTTATTGATAGATGTAATGTTAAAGAAGTCTCTAAGCTTGGGGTAGCCATAGAGCAGGCTCATATTAAAGGCAATAGTGAAATAGCCCAGGCCTTACTAGATATAGCTGTTTTGGTTTGGGAAGAACGTAAACATAAGGCAAAAAGAGCTGGTGAATTAGCAAATAGTAAGCTGTTGTTGCCTATTATAATGGTGTTTTGTGCAATTATGATGATGGTTATTGTACCTATTATATCAAATTTGGGAATTTAA
- a CDS encoding CpaF family protein, with protein sequence MIKSKFITRVAKILQDRSYVLAMSEEELKHEIITEMIAQKKQAKANNIELFIYLSKLNFVERSSIETDIYNSIRGLSLIDKLIADSDITEIMINGYQNIFIEKKGVLTRYPETFESTEKLLNVITKFVSKAGRSVNTSNPIVDARLSDGSRVNVVLPPVAINGPIVTIRKFPDKPIAIKQLIKYGSITEQAAQFLELLVKAKYNIFICGGTGSGKTTFLNALSNFIPTNERIITIEDSAELQIRSIENLVKLEVRSNNAGNVTQISIKDLIKTSLRMRPERIIVGEVRGEEALDMLQAMNTGHDGSLSTGHSNSAIDMFSRLETMVLSGAANLPLTAIRQQMVSAIDIIVFLSRFRDHSRKVVEISEVVGLKNNNIELLPLYRYVENIELSSNDKVVGSLCKTKNKLVHTNKLKKVGLYNEVN encoded by the coding sequence ATGATTAAATCAAAATTTATTACAAGAGTAGCTAAGATACTACAGGATCGTTCTTATGTATTAGCCATGAGTGAAGAAGAGCTTAAACACGAAATTATAACTGAAATGATTGCCCAAAAAAAACAAGCTAAAGCAAATAACATAGAGCTATTTATCTATTTATCTAAATTAAACTTTGTAGAAAGAAGTTCAATAGAAACAGACATTTATAACTCAATTAGAGGTTTAAGTTTAATAGATAAACTAATTGCAGATAGTGATATAACAGAAATAATGATAAACGGTTATCAAAATATTTTTATTGAAAAAAAGGGAGTATTAACAAGGTATCCAGAGACCTTCGAAAGCACTGAAAAACTCTTAAATGTTATAACTAAATTTGTTTCTAAGGCAGGTCGCTCGGTTAATACTAGTAACCCTATAGTAGATGCTAGGCTTAGTGATGGATCGCGAGTTAATGTGGTTTTACCACCAGTAGCTATAAATGGTCCTATAGTCACTATTAGAAAATTTCCGGACAAACCTATTGCTATTAAACAATTAATAAAATATGGATCAATTACAGAGCAAGCCGCTCAGTTTTTAGAGTTATTAGTAAAGGCTAAATATAATATTTTTATTTGTGGTGGTACAGGCAGTGGTAAAACTACTTTTTTGAACGCTTTATCTAATTTTATACCTACAAACGAACGTATTATTACCATAGAAGATTCTGCTGAATTACAAATAAGGTCTATTGAAAATCTTGTTAAACTCGAGGTAAGGAGCAATAATGCCGGTAATGTAACTCAAATATCTATTAAAGACTTAATAAAAACATCGTTAAGGATGAGGCCCGAAAGAATAATTGTAGGTGAGGTAAGGGGAGAAGAAGCCTTAGATATGTTACAGGCTATGAACACTGGCCATGATGGCTCATTATCTACAGGACATTCAAACTCAGCAATAGATATGTTTAGCAGGTTAGAAACCATGGTATTAAGTGGCGCTGCCAATTTACCTCTAACTGCAATTAGACAGCAAATGGTTTCAGCTATTGATATTATTGTTTTTTTGTCTCGCTTTAGAGATCACTCACGAAAGGTAGTTGAAATAAGCGAAGTGGTTGGTTTAAAAAATAACAATATAGAATTATTACCTCTGTATAGATATGTAGAGAATATAGAACTTTCTAGTAATGACAAAGTAGTAGGTAGTTTATGTAAAACTAAAAATAAGCTTGTACACACTAACAAGCTAAAAAAAGTAGGTTTATATAATGAAGTTAATTAA
- a CDS encoding DUF5702 domain-containing protein — translation MNIFYNNKGAITVFLVLLLVPSIVIVGAFIDFSRYHTAQQIVNGAGELALDSVLANYNSTLKKYYGLFAISNKEYFEGTINEYFIENLTVKANEFYSPFNLTPYSYEILNIDNANLANPLALKKQIVEHSKYKAPLEYGKDFLNTLNTLKDLPTEVTIYNNELELNEKLASLSLKYQTLYALMKVNDSFKIASINDFINEINDEFKTIAAKINTVNYLQTKLKKIDFEQENALELQETYQNRITEHLIDIKSLASKLITKREKLQEYYLNYQRYLDEISTICEQITRDYENIKIYVEVLKNEIQQLSQNCEKQTKIELHKLERRVTRNFGSLINKQFNFKIVSDYIKPNQTILTTYKSKLQAIRFDTFYNDKQLTYSLEYLKKLGINANTTIYSDSKYNSISTVAKTQYYKYYSASKTEVKELYDKLHSMYKDVAEKNEERALKKAQELFKKAIKEKLCNSPKGAKEIPQGIFNSFSSNTNISNYQTKYNNEIDFSKSIFGSISSLFQDISYNLRDNLYVNNYIKTMFTCATSKIGESCLNYSLSPKTNYLFGSEQEYLLFGNRNAMSNVLLSKSLIYSFRFVLNYKYALSNNNLLKLVKEIATVSAAFIPFSLPLIETTILTAIVATETALDLEDLMSGKEVVVFKTDQTWRLSINAIKRFFEGKSKVLNGKKINTSDLKMSYQDYLSLLLLVSHSDKQVTRISNLIELNISNILSKPQKPQDLKELSFKTINAKTAIKLKAEVILNLIFLPIPFVSNYVNSPNIKGLKIKYNSYRGY, via the coding sequence ATGAATATATTCTACAATAATAAAGGTGCCATCACGGTTTTTTTAGTATTATTATTAGTTCCCTCAATTGTAATTGTAGGTGCATTTATAGACTTTAGCAGATACCATACTGCCCAGCAGATAGTAAACGGGGCTGGTGAGCTAGCTTTAGACTCAGTGCTTGCCAACTATAATAGCACGTTAAAAAAGTACTATGGTTTGTTTGCTATTTCTAATAAAGAGTATTTTGAAGGCACTATAAATGAATATTTTATTGAAAACCTAACTGTAAAAGCTAATGAGTTTTATAGTCCATTTAATTTAACACCATACTCGTATGAAATTTTAAATATTGATAATGCTAATTTAGCAAATCCATTAGCACTAAAAAAACAAATTGTAGAGCATAGTAAGTACAAAGCCCCTTTAGAGTATGGTAAGGATTTTTTAAACACCCTAAATACGCTTAAAGATTTACCTACTGAAGTAACTATTTATAATAATGAGTTAGAGCTAAATGAGAAACTAGCATCTTTAAGTTTAAAGTATCAAACTCTCTATGCGCTCATGAAAGTAAATGATTCTTTTAAAATAGCTAGCATTAATGATTTTATTAATGAAATTAATGATGAGTTCAAAACTATTGCAGCTAAAATAAATACAGTTAATTATTTGCAAACTAAACTAAAAAAGATAGATTTTGAACAAGAGAATGCCTTAGAATTGCAAGAAACTTATCAAAATAGAATAACTGAACATCTTATAGATATAAAAAGCTTGGCTTCTAAGCTTATAACAAAAAGAGAAAAACTACAAGAATATTATTTAAACTACCAACGATATTTAGATGAAATAAGTACTATTTGTGAGCAAATAACAAGGGATTATGAAAATATAAAGATATATGTTGAGGTACTAAAAAATGAGATTCAACAGCTATCTCAAAACTGTGAAAAACAAACTAAAATAGAGCTGCATAAACTTGAGCGAAGAGTTACCCGCAATTTTGGATCTCTAATTAATAAACAGTTTAACTTTAAGATAGTAAGCGATTATATAAAACCTAATCAAACAATTTTAACTACCTATAAATCTAAACTGCAAGCAATAAGGTTTGATACTTTTTATAATGATAAACAGCTTACTTATAGCTTAGAGTATTTAAAAAAACTAGGTATAAATGCCAATACAACTATCTACAGTGATTCTAAATACAACAGCATTAGTACAGTAGCTAAAACTCAATACTATAAATATTACTCAGCTAGCAAAACAGAGGTAAAAGAGTTATATGATAAATTACATTCTATGTATAAAGATGTGGCAGAAAAAAACGAAGAAAGAGCCCTTAAAAAGGCACAAGAGTTATTTAAAAAGGCCATTAAAGAAAAGTTATGTAACAGCCCCAAAGGAGCCAAAGAAATACCTCAGGGAATATTTAACTCTTTTAGCTCTAATACAAATATAAGTAATTATCAAACCAAGTATAATAACGAGATAGATTTTAGCAAAAGTATTTTTGGCAGTATTAGTAGTTTGTTTCAAGATATATCTTATAACCTTAGAGATAATTTGTATGTTAACAATTATATTAAAACCATGTTTACCTGTGCTACAAGTAAAATAGGTGAAAGTTGTTTAAACTATAGCTTATCGCCTAAAACAAACTATTTGTTTGGCAGTGAACAAGAATACCTTTTATTTGGTAATCGAAATGCTATGAGCAATGTATTATTAAGTAAATCATTAATCTATAGCTTTAGATTTGTTTTAAATTATAAATATGCTCTTTCTAACAACAATCTATTAAAATTAGTTAAAGAAATAGCTACAGTCTCTGCTGCCTTTATACCATTTTCTTTGCCTTTAATAGAGACTACCATTTTAACTGCTATTGTAGCTACCGAAACAGCATTAGATTTAGAAGATTTAATGAGTGGAAAAGAGGTAGTTGTATTTAAAACTGATCAAACTTGGAGACTTAGCATTAATGCTATTAAAAGGTTTTTTGAAGGAAAAAGTAAAGTGTTAAATGGAAAAAAAATAAATACATCAGACTTAAAAATGAGTTATCAAGATTATTTAAGCCTGTTATTACTAGTTTCACACAGTGATAAACAAGTTACTAGAATAAGTAATTTAATAGAACTTAATATAAGCAATATTTTAAGCAAACCTCAAAAACCACAAGACCTAAAAGAGTTAAGCTTTAAAACAATAAACGCTAAAACAGCCATAAAGCTAAAGGCTGAGGTTATATTAAACTTAATATTTTTACCAATACCTTTTGTTTCAAACTATGTTAATAGCCCTAATATTAAGGGATTAAAAATAAAGTATAACAGCTATAGAGGCTACTAA
- a CDS encoding TadE family protein: protein MSSKKKHFKGSVVVESAIYLPFVFISMLVIFMYASMLYQQVVLQSVSQQVANFCSMQLRDPGFKSLLENNEYSDITILDYSRNHPYRYLFKNDLNEKALVNIAKQLVDKSVIGNTSNLKIKIKQSNCFITNSYSVLISQQFNSPIDLSLLGLPKNFELKEQTIIRVVDQAEFIRNSDLAFELVKKIDNKLKVTDTINKMIKAAKGFLANEK from the coding sequence ATGAGCTCTAAGAAAAAACATTTCAAAGGATCTGTTGTAGTGGAGTCTGCTATTTATTTACCATTTGTGTTTATATCTATGTTAGTAATTTTTATGTATGCAAGTATGTTATATCAACAGGTTGTATTGCAAAGTGTATCTCAGCAGGTTGCTAATTTTTGCTCAATGCAACTAAGAGATCCTGGCTTTAAAAGTCTATTAGAGAATAACGAATACAGCGATATTACTATTTTAGATTACAGTAGAAACCACCCCTATAGATATCTGTTTAAAAATGATTTAAACGAAAAAGCATTAGTTAATATAGCAAAACAGCTTGTTGATAAATCTGTTATAGGAAACACAAGCAACTTAAAAATTAAAATAAAACAAAGTAATTGTTTTATAACTAATAGTTACTCAGTTTTAATTAGCCAACAGTTTAACTCTCCTATTGATTTAAGCTTATTAGGCTTGCCTAAAAATTTTGAATTAAAAGAGCAAACAATAATAAGAGTAGTAGACCAAGCTGAGTTTATTCGTAACTCCGATTTAGCCTTTGAGCTTGTTAAAAAAATAGATAATAAATTAAAAGTAACAGATACAATAAATAAAATGATAAAAGCAGCAAAGGGTTTTTTAGCTAACGAAAAGTGA
- a CDS encoding FHA domain-containing protein, whose protein sequence is MNNIDLTLDSSSGKKTIKLTLNIDNVDFIALKTLVNDCPKQLIPLTYYELNNKIIIEYDCLNLLDFKYLSKKLALDVYITILKDLILFSHECADWFLNNNLINYNVNYIFYSKEDVQLKYIYVPIKKAEEQVDSLKDLITHFIKDFRVENGEKLQYELLRKIIEPSFIIDDISEIISNFYQEKHNSTLNEETILKPAKKEIPSTQQNIIIDVAKQEDELVITQNNTINTDNLFEVLKNNTGEDITNKKVKAKHKKGFFKSLFHISKNKKVKKQEINVGQEQIEINNFKNTMIETEQFINNNNKTVIINQDHNSTKYFLKLEGFHENNVPYEINISTANAFTIGREDNQSIASGYLFSSDIKSISRIHAQFELINKQLQIVDLQSANGTYVNNVKITANIPHKINKDDIIKFSNKIAYRVCLRK, encoded by the coding sequence ATGAATAACATAGATTTAACACTCGACAGTTCTTCTGGTAAAAAAACAATTAAATTAACATTAAATATAGATAATGTAGATTTTATAGCCTTAAAGACGTTAGTAAATGATTGCCCTAAACAATTAATTCCGCTAACTTATTACGAATTAAATAATAAAATAATAATTGAGTATGATTGTTTAAATCTACTAGACTTTAAATATCTATCTAAAAAACTAGCTTTAGATGTATATATAACAATTCTTAAAGACCTAATACTGTTTTCACACGAATGTGCTGATTGGTTTTTAAACAATAATCTAATTAACTATAATGTAAATTATATTTTTTATAGTAAAGAAGATGTTCAGCTTAAATATATCTATGTGCCAATAAAAAAAGCTGAAGAGCAAGTAGATTCTTTAAAAGACTTAATAACCCATTTTATTAAAGACTTTAGAGTAGAAAACGGTGAAAAATTACAATATGAATTGCTGAGAAAAATTATTGAACCCAGCTTTATAATAGATGATATTTCAGAAATTATTAGCAATTTCTATCAAGAAAAACACAATAGCACCTTGAATGAAGAGACCATTTTAAAACCAGCAAAAAAAGAAATACCATCTACACAGCAAAACATAATTATAGATGTGGCTAAACAAGAAGATGAATTAGTAATTACACAAAACAATACTATTAATACAGATAATTTATTCGAAGTACTTAAAAATAATACCGGTGAAGATATAACCAATAAGAAAGTTAAAGCAAAACATAAAAAAGGTTTTTTTAAAAGTCTCTTTCACATAAGTAAAAATAAAAAAGTAAAAAAACAAGAGATTAATGTAGGGCAAGAGCAAATAGAAATAAATAACTTTAAAAATACAATGATTGAGACTGAACAGTTTATAAATAATAACAATAAAACTGTAATTATTAATCAAGATCACAATAGTACAAAATACTTTTTAAAACTAGAAGGTTTTCATGAAAATAATGTACCATATGAAATAAATATTAGCACAGCTAACGCATTTACTATAGGTAGAGAGGATAATCAAAGTATTGCTTCTGGTTATTTGTTTAGTTCTGATATAAAAAGTATTAGTCGTATTCATGCCCAATTTGAGCTGATAAACAAACAATTACAAATAGTAGATTTACAATCGGCAAATGGAACTTACGTGAATAACGTTAAAATAACTGCAAATATACCGCATAAAATAAATAAAGATGACATTATTAAGTTCTCCAATAAAATTGCTTATAGAGTATGTTTACGAAAGTAA
- a CDS encoding AAA family ATPase — MKLVIADCDAEYSSRLSSKIVQSTNSKFTIKVITDLNLLVNYLSENNIDILLLCEEFYTEKLNINNIKLVALLSHNSEILNSEIAQNINLINKYQRVSNIIKQIYSLYSEVNPNNLHINNNKSQIICVYSASGGVGKSTIAISLARKFTLLGKKAFYLNLENYPSTGVYLNTNQSGGLSELFMVLKNNKNAALKAEALKRKDPNTGIYYINDVDSLLDLEALTTEDLLQLINILATTMVCDYLIIDCSSYINQNYLSIFDIANQIVVVNENNHVSDTKFKIFKNSGFIYEQYKHKLRLVYNKSLQDNIPQFYDIPIIATVSKVHFNNPLELIEHIANNITININS, encoded by the coding sequence GTGAAATTAGTTATTGCAGACTGTGATGCTGAATATTCATCAAGATTAAGCTCAAAAATTGTTCAAAGTACTAATAGTAAATTTACCATAAAAGTAATTACTGATCTTAATTTATTAGTAAACTATCTCAGTGAAAATAATATAGATATACTATTGCTTTGTGAAGAATTTTATACAGAAAAACTAAACATTAATAATATTAAACTAGTTGCTTTATTATCACATAATAGTGAGATATTAAATTCCGAAATAGCACAAAACATAAATTTAATTAATAAATATCAGCGTGTTTCAAATATAATTAAACAAATATATAGCCTTTATTCGGAGGTTAATCCAAATAACCTACATATAAACAATAACAAGAGCCAAATTATTTGTGTTTACTCTGCCTCTGGAGGGGTTGGAAAATCGACAATAGCAATCTCTTTAGCAAGAAAGTTTACTTTACTTGGCAAAAAAGCTTTTTATTTAAACTTAGAAAACTATCCATCTACAGGTGTTTATTTAAATACTAATCAAAGTGGGGGTTTAAGTGAGCTTTTTATGGTTTTAAAAAACAATAAAAATGCAGCTTTAAAAGCAGAGGCTTTAAAAAGAAAAGATCCTAATACTGGTATTTATTATATAAATGATGTAGATAGCTTGCTCGATTTAGAGGCCTTAACAACAGAGGACTTGCTACAGTTAATAAACATATTAGCTACTACAATGGTCTGTGACTACCTAATTATTGATTGCTCTAGTTATATAAATCAAAACTACCTTAGTATTTTTGATATAGCTAACCAAATTGTAGTTGTTAATGAAAATAATCATGTATCGGATACCAAGTTTAAAATATTTAAAAATAGTGGCTTTATCTATGAGCAATATAAACACAAGCTTAGGTTAGTTTATAACAAAAGTTTACAAGATAATATTCCGCAATTTTATGATATTCCTATTATAGCTACTGTTTCTAAAGTGCATTTTAATAACCCCTTAGAGTTAATAGAACATATTGCCAATAATATAACAATTAACATTAATAGCTAG
- a CDS encoding WG repeat-containing protein, producing MAKIALNRIIICTFLIALICFGWTIALTSNLRTNLKQTKLITQAKDLIQQEIYQKGISNLKEALTYKTKKNEEIYMMLANTYKEIGYERQYAANLNKVIELNTTNEEVYYSLATYYYDNYKYHDSLNTLKKGITNLKSQKLKDFYEQIRYKTYYLFCYEDEVLPFSEGYAAVKKNNKWGYIDNKGNLVIDYKFDKATSFNNSMALVVKNNITSIIDKNGFNTKVTDFKVIDITGFNENGAAIKTNNKWKIINDEFDITTETWQDIGVYFNGFIAVKNNNLWAVRQKGGKLLLDYKYQNISLNEHRKCFLNNTCFALINNKYQLIDLNGTIISKTGWQEAKEFNEKNSYAAIKKDNKWGFINSLGEEVLANTWQNAKSFSNGLAAVKINNKWGYINESGRLVIGAIYDDVQSFYNGLAAVKKDNVWRFIGLEQYRYKSNLLSDSLGGIINE from the coding sequence ATGGCTAAAATTGCTTTAAACAGAATAATTATTTGTACTTTTTTAATAGCCTTAATATGCTTTGGCTGGACAATAGCTTTAACAAGTAATCTTAGAACAAATTTAAAACAAACTAAACTAATTACACAGGCTAAGGATTTAATTCAGCAAGAAATATATCAAAAAGGCATATCAAATTTAAAAGAAGCATTAACCTATAAAACTAAAAAAAATGAAGAGATATACATGATGTTAGCTAACACCTATAAAGAGATAGGTTATGAGAGACAATATGCCGCTAACTTAAACAAAGTAATAGAACTCAACACTACAAACGAAGAGGTTTATTATAGCTTGGCAACCTACTATTATGATAACTATAAGTATCATGATTCATTAAATACGCTTAAAAAAGGTATAACAAATTTAAAATCACAAAAGCTTAAAGACTTTTATGAACAAATAAGATATAAAACCTATTACCTGTTTTGTTATGAAGATGAGGTTTTACCGTTCAGTGAGGGTTATGCTGCAGTAAAAAAGAACAATAAATGGGGTTATATAGACAACAAAGGAAACTTAGTTATAGACTATAAATTTGATAAAGCAACGAGCTTTAATAATTCTATGGCGTTAGTAGTTAAAAATAATATAACCTCAATAATTGATAAAAATGGCTTTAATACTAAAGTAACTGATTTTAAAGTAATAGATATTACTGGCTTTAATGAAAATGGCGCTGCCATTAAAACTAATAATAAATGGAAAATTATTAATGACGAGTTTGACATAACTACAGAAACTTGGCAAGACATTGGAGTTTATTTTAATGGATTTATAGCTGTTAAAAATAATAACCTTTGGGCAGTAAGACAAAAGGGTGGTAAGTTGCTTTTAGATTATAAATACCAAAACATTAGTTTAAATGAACACCGTAAATGCTTTTTAAACAATACTTGTTTTGCCTTAATAAATAATAAATATCAGCTAATAGACCTTAATGGAACAATCATAAGTAAAACTGGCTGGCAAGAAGCTAAAGAATTTAATGAAAAAAATAGTTATGCAGCGATAAAAAAAGATAATAAATGGGGATTTATTAACAGTTTGGGAGAAGAAGTACTAGCTAATACTTGGCAGAATGCTAAGTCTTTTAGCAATGGTTTAGCAGCGGTAAAAATTAATAATAAATGGGGCTATATTAATGAGTCGGGAAGGCTAGTTATTGGAGCCATTTATGATGATGTGCAAAGCTTTTATAATGGTTTAGCAGCGGTCAAAAAAGACAATGTTTGGCGATTTATTGGTTTAGAGCAATATAGATATAAAAGCAATTTATTAAGCGATAGCTTAGGTGGAATAATAAATGAATAA
- a CDS encoding prepilin peptidase has protein sequence MILKIVSGLIITYVLNALLTQIINNLNIKHKINKKIFALMYLLVPLLIIVVFKKNTLYPFNYQLLASVFFVVLLAYIAIVDLYIKLIPNILLKIQLIMVILFTCLDILSQANFSAQFLKAKLITLLLTGGSFFIVYLITKGALGAGDVRLMTILGITFNQNVALAALFYSLISCAVISIALMILRKLNSKDNVPFAPFILVGTILSILQLT, from the coding sequence ATGATATTAAAAATTGTATCAGGCCTTATTATTACCTACGTTTTGAACGCTCTTTTAACGCAAATAATTAATAACTTAAATATAAAGCACAAAATTAATAAAAAAATTTTTGCACTTATGTATTTGTTAGTTCCGTTATTAATAATAGTGGTATTTAAAAAAAATACTTTATACCCTTTTAATTATCAACTACTGGCATCTGTTTTTTTTGTTGTTTTATTAGCTTATATAGCAATAGTTGATTTATATATTAAGCTTATTCCTAACATATTACTAAAGATCCAACTTATTATGGTGATTTTATTTACTTGTTTAGATATATTAAGCCAAGCTAATTTTTCTGCACAATTTCTAAAAGCAAAACTAATAACCCTGCTTTTAACTGGAGGTAGCTTTTTTATAGTTTACTTAATTACCAAAGGTGCTCTTGGTGCAGGTGATGTGAGATTGATGACAATTTTAGGGATAACTTTTAATCAAAATGTGGCTCTAGCTGCACTATTTTATTCCTTAATTAGCTGTGCTGTAATTAGTATAGCTTTAATGATATTAAGAAAACTTAACTCAAAAGACAATGTACCTTTTGCTCCTTTTATTTTAGTGGGTACAATCTTATCAATATTACAGTTAACATAA